A genomic segment from Lagenorhynchus albirostris chromosome X, mLagAlb1.1, whole genome shotgun sequence encodes:
- the GDI1 gene encoding rab GDP dissociation inhibitor alpha isoform X1: MDEEYDVIVLGTGLTECILSGIMSVNGKKVLHMDRNPYYGGESSSITPLEELYKRFQLLEGPPETMGRGRDWNVDLIPKFLMANGQLVKMLLYTEVTRYLDFKVVEGSFVYKGGKIYKVPSTETEALASNLMGMFEKRRFRKFLVFVANFDENDAKTFEGVDPQNTSMRDVYRKFDLGQDVIDFTGHALALYRTDDYLDQPCLETINRIKLYSESLARYGKSPYLYPLYGLGELPQGFARLSAIYGGTYMLNKPVDDIIMENGKVVGVKSEGEVARCKQLICDPSYVPDRVRKAGQVIRIICILSHPIKNTNDANSCQIIIPQNQVNRKSDIYVCMISYAHNVAAQGKYIAIASTTVETAEPEKEVEPALELLEPIDQKFVAISDLYEPIDDGSESQVFCSCSYDATTHFETTCNDIKDIYKRMAGSAFDFENMKRKQNDVFGEADQ, translated from the exons ATGGACGAGGAATATGATGTGATCGTGCTGGGGACCGGCCTCACC GAATGTATCCTGTCGGGTATCATGTCCGTGAACGGGAAGAAGGTGCTGCATATGGACCGGAACCCCTACTATGGGGGCGAGAGCTCCTCCATCACCCCCCTGGAGGAG CTGTATAAGCGTTTCCAGTTGCTGGAGGGGCCCCCTGAGACGATGGGCCGGGGCCGAGACTGGAACGTTGACTTGATCCCCAAATTCCTCATGGCCAACG GACAGCTGGTGAAGATGCTGCTGTATACAGAGGTGACGCGCTACCTGGACTTCAAGGTGGTGGAGGGCAGCTTTGTCTACAAGGGGGGCAAGATCTACAAAGTACCATCCACCGAGACTGAAGCCTTGGCTTCTA ATCTGATGGGCATGTTTGAGAAACGGCGCTTCCGTAAGTTCCTGGTGTTTGTGGCAAACTTTGATGAGAATGACGCCAAGACCTTCGAGGGCGTTGACCCCCAGAACACCAGCATGCGTGACGTCTACCGGAAGTTTGACTTGGGCCAGGATGTCATCGACTTCACTGGCCATGCCCTGGCGCTCTACCGCACCGATGA CTACCTGGACCAGCCCTGTCTTGAGACCATCAACCGCATCAAGTTGTACAGCGAGTCCCTGGCCCGGTATGGCAAGAGCCCGTATCTGTACCCACTCTATGGCCTTGGCGAGCTGCCCCAGGGCTTTGCAAG GTTGAGTGCCATCTATGGGGGGACCTACATGCTGAACAAACCCGTGGATGACATCATCATGGAGAACGGCAAGGTGGTGGGCGTGAAGTCCGAGGGAGAG GTGGCCCGCTGCAAGCAGCTGATCTGTGACCCCAGCTACGTCCCAGACCGCGTGCGGAAGGCTGGCCAGGTTATCCGTATCATCTGTATCCTCAGCCACCCCATCAAGAACACCAATGATGCCAACTCCTGCCAAATCATCATCCCCCAGAACCAGGTCAACAGGAAGTCAG ACATCTACGTGTGCATGATCTCCTATGCACACAATGTGGCTGCGCAGGGCAAGTACATTGCCATCGCCAGCACCACGGTGGAGACCGCAGAGCCCGAAAAGGAGGTTGAGCCGGCCCTGGAGCTGCTGGAGCCCATTGACCAGAA GTTTGTGGCCATCAGTGACTTGTACGAGCCCATCGACGATGGTTCTGAGAGCCAG GTGTTCTGTTCCTGCTCCTATGATGCCACTACACACTTTGAGACAACCTGCAACGACATCAAAGACATCTACAAGCGCATGGCAGGCTCCGCTTTTGACTTTGAGAACATGAAGCGCAAACAGAACGATGTCTTTGGAGAAGCTGACCAGTGA
- the FAM50A gene encoding protein FAM50A, whose translation MAQYKGAASEAGRAMHLMKKREKQREQMEQMKQRIAEENIMKSNIDKKFSAHYDAVEAELKSSTVGLVTLNDMKAKQEALVKEREKQLAKKEQSKELQLKLEKLREKERKKEAKRKISSLSFTLEEEDEAGDEEEEATMDDDELEREEITTKKRKLGKNPDVDTSFLPDRDREEEENRLREELRQEWEAKQEKIKSEEIEITFSYWDGSGHRRTVKMKKGNTMQQFLQKALEILRKDFSELRSAGVEQLMYIKEDLIIPHHHSFYDFIVTKARGKSGPLFNFDVHDDVRLLSDATVEKDESHAGKVVLRSWYEKNKHIFPASRWEPYDPEKKWDKYTIR comes from the exons ATGGCTCAGTACAAGGGTGCCGCGAGCGAGGCGGGCCGCGCCATGCACCTGATGAAGAAGCGGGAGAAGCAGCGCGAGCAGATGGAGCAGATGAAGCAGAGAATCGCGGAG GAGAACATAATGAAATCCAACATTGACAAGAAGTTCTCTGCGCACTATGACGCCGTGGAGGCGGAGCTCAAGTCCAGCACTGTGG GTCTTGTGACCCTGAACGACATGAAGGCTAAGCAGGAGGCCCTGGTGAAGGAGCGGGAGAAGCAGCTGGCCAAGAAGGAGCAGTCGAAGGAGCTGCAGCT GAAGCTGGAGAAGCTGCGAGAGAAGGAGCGCAAGAAGGAGGCCAAGCGGAAGATCTCCAGCCTGTCCTTCACCCTGGAGGAAGAGGACGAGGCAGGcgacgaggaggaggaggcgaCCATGGACGACGACGAgctggagagggaag AGATCACCacaaagaagaggaaactggggaAGAACCCAGATGTGGACACGAGCTTCTTGCCTGACCGAGACCGGGAG GAGGAGGAGAATCGGCTCCGGGAGGAGCTGCGGCAGGAGTGGGAAGCCAAGCAGGAGAAGATCAAGA GCGAGGAGATCGAGATCACCTTCAGTTACTGGGATGGCTCTGGGCACCGGCGTACAGTCAAG ATGAAAAAGGGCAACACGATGCAGCAGTTCCTGCAGAAGGCCCTCGAGATCCTGCGCAAAGACTTCAGCGAGCTCAG GTCGGCAGGGGTGGAGCAGCTCATGTACATCAAGGAGGACCTAATCATACCCCAC CACCACAGCTTCTATGACTTCATCGTCACCAAGGCACGAGGGAAGAGCG GGCCCCTCTTCAATTTCGACGTTCACGATGACGTGCGGCTTCTCAGTGATGCCACCGTGGAGAAGGATGAG TCGCACGCGGGCAAGGTGGTGCTGCGGAGCTGGTACGAGAAGAACAAGCACATCTTCCCCGCCAGCCGCTGGGAGCCCTACGACCCTGAGAAGAAGTGGGACAAGTACACG ATCCGGTGA
- the GDI1 gene encoding rab GDP dissociation inhibitor alpha isoform X2, translated as MDEEYDVIVLGTGLTLYKRFQLLEGPPETMGRGRDWNVDLIPKFLMANGQLVKMLLYTEVTRYLDFKVVEGSFVYKGGKIYKVPSTETEALASNLMGMFEKRRFRKFLVFVANFDENDAKTFEGVDPQNTSMRDVYRKFDLGQDVIDFTGHALALYRTDDYLDQPCLETINRIKLYSESLARYGKSPYLYPLYGLGELPQGFARLSAIYGGTYMLNKPVDDIIMENGKVVGVKSEGEVARCKQLICDPSYVPDRVRKAGQVIRIICILSHPIKNTNDANSCQIIIPQNQVNRKSDIYVCMISYAHNVAAQGKYIAIASTTVETAEPEKEVEPALELLEPIDQKFVAISDLYEPIDDGSESQVFCSCSYDATTHFETTCNDIKDIYKRMAGSAFDFENMKRKQNDVFGEADQ; from the exons ATGGACGAGGAATATGATGTGATCGTGCTGGGGACCGGCCTCACC CTGTATAAGCGTTTCCAGTTGCTGGAGGGGCCCCCTGAGACGATGGGCCGGGGCCGAGACTGGAACGTTGACTTGATCCCCAAATTCCTCATGGCCAACG GACAGCTGGTGAAGATGCTGCTGTATACAGAGGTGACGCGCTACCTGGACTTCAAGGTGGTGGAGGGCAGCTTTGTCTACAAGGGGGGCAAGATCTACAAAGTACCATCCACCGAGACTGAAGCCTTGGCTTCTA ATCTGATGGGCATGTTTGAGAAACGGCGCTTCCGTAAGTTCCTGGTGTTTGTGGCAAACTTTGATGAGAATGACGCCAAGACCTTCGAGGGCGTTGACCCCCAGAACACCAGCATGCGTGACGTCTACCGGAAGTTTGACTTGGGCCAGGATGTCATCGACTTCACTGGCCATGCCCTGGCGCTCTACCGCACCGATGA CTACCTGGACCAGCCCTGTCTTGAGACCATCAACCGCATCAAGTTGTACAGCGAGTCCCTGGCCCGGTATGGCAAGAGCCCGTATCTGTACCCACTCTATGGCCTTGGCGAGCTGCCCCAGGGCTTTGCAAG GTTGAGTGCCATCTATGGGGGGACCTACATGCTGAACAAACCCGTGGATGACATCATCATGGAGAACGGCAAGGTGGTGGGCGTGAAGTCCGAGGGAGAG GTGGCCCGCTGCAAGCAGCTGATCTGTGACCCCAGCTACGTCCCAGACCGCGTGCGGAAGGCTGGCCAGGTTATCCGTATCATCTGTATCCTCAGCCACCCCATCAAGAACACCAATGATGCCAACTCCTGCCAAATCATCATCCCCCAGAACCAGGTCAACAGGAAGTCAG ACATCTACGTGTGCATGATCTCCTATGCACACAATGTGGCTGCGCAGGGCAAGTACATTGCCATCGCCAGCACCACGGTGGAGACCGCAGAGCCCGAAAAGGAGGTTGAGCCGGCCCTGGAGCTGCTGGAGCCCATTGACCAGAA GTTTGTGGCCATCAGTGACTTGTACGAGCCCATCGACGATGGTTCTGAGAGCCAG GTGTTCTGTTCCTGCTCCTATGATGCCACTACACACTTTGAGACAACCTGCAACGACATCAAAGACATCTACAAGCGCATGGCAGGCTCCGCTTTTGACTTTGAGAACATGAAGCGCAAACAGAACGATGTCTTTGGAGAAGCTGACCAGTGA
- the PLXNA3 gene encoding plexin-A3 isoform X4: MPAVGLLLLFLLAVGRALGGSTPFPAFSVTDTSLTHLAVHRVTGEVFVGAVNRVFKLAPNLTELRVHVTGPVEDNARCYPPPSMRVCAHRLAPVDNVNKLLLIDYAARRLVACGSIWQGICQFLRLDDLFKLGEPHHRKEHYLSGAQEPDSMAGVIVEQGQGPSKLFVGTAVDGKSEYFPTLSSRKLIGDEDGADMFSLVYQDEFVSSQIKIPSDTLSLYPAFDIYYVYGFVSASFVYFLTLQLDTQQTLLDTAGEKFFTSKIVRMCSGDSEFYSYVEFPIGCSWRGVEYRLVQSAHLAKPGLLLAQALGVPADEDVLFTIFSQGQKNRASPPRQTILCLFTLSSINAHIRRRIQSCYRGEGTLALPWLLNKELPCINTPMQINGNFCGLVLNQPLGGLHVIEGLPLLADSTDGMASVAAYPYQQHSVVFIGTRSGSLKKVRVDGSQEAHLYETVPVVDGSPILRDLLFSPDHRHVYLLSEKQVSQLPVETCEQYPSCAACLGSGDPHCGWCVLQHRCCRHGACPGASAPRGFAKELSKCVQVRVRPNNVSVTSPGVQLTVAISNVPDLSAGVSCAFEEVTESEAVLLPSGELHCPSPSLQELRALTRGHGAARTVQLQLLSKESGVSFAGADFVFYNCSALQSCMSCVGSPYPCHWCKYRHVCTSRPHECSFQEGRVHSPEGCPEILPSGDLLIPAGVTQPLTLRAKNLPQPQSGQKNYECVARVQGRQQRVPAVRFNSSSVQCQNASYSYEGDEYGDTELDFSVVWDGDFPIDKPATFRALLYKCWARRPSCGLCLKADRRFNCGWCISEHRCQLRAHCPAPKTNWVRAGQKGARCSHPRIAQIHPLTGPKEGGTRITIVGENLGLTSRDVGLRVAGVRCNSIPAEYVSAERIVCEMEESLVPSPPPGPAELCISDCSADFRTQSEQLYSFVTPTFDRVSPSRGPASGGTRITISGHSLDAGSRVAVTVRDGECQFVRRDAEAIVCISPVSTLGPSQASITLAIDRANISSPGVLYTYTQDPTVTRLEPTWSIINGSTSITVSGTHLLTVQEPRVRAKYRGIETTNTCRVINDTAMLCKAPGIFLGRPQPQAQGEHPDEFGFLLDHVQTARSLNRSSFTYYPDPSFEPLGPSGVLDVKRGSHVVLKGKNLIPAAAGSSRLNYTVLIGGQPCTLTVSDTQLLCDSPSQTGRQPVMVLVGGLEFWLGTLHITADRALSLPAAVGLAAGGALLLLAITAVLVAYKRKTQDADRTLKRLQLQMDNLESRVALECKEAFAELQTDINELTNHMDGVQIPFLDYRTYAVRVLFPGIEAHPVLKELDTPPNVEKALRLFGQLLHSRAFVLTFIHTLEAQSSFSMRDRGTVASLTMVALQSRLDYATGLLKQLLADLIEKNLESKNHPKLLLRRTESVAEKMLTNWFTFLLHKFLKECAGEPLFLLFCAIKQQMEKGPIDAITGEARYSLSEDKLIRQQIDYKTLTLHCVCPESEGSAQVPVKVLNCDSITQAKDKLLDAVYKGIPYSQRPRAEDMDLEWRQGRMARIILQDEDVTTKIECDWKRVNSLAHYQVTDGSLVALVPKQVSAYNMANSFTFTRSLSRYELAPHGQQP, from the exons ATGCCCGCCGTCGGCCTCCTCCTGCTGTTCCTCCTTGCCGTGGGGCGGGCCCTGGGTGGCAGCACGCCCTTCCCTGCCTTCTCAGTGACGGACACCTCGCTCACCCATCTGGCCGTGCACCGGGTGACCGGGGAGGTGTTTGTGGGTGCGGTGAATCGCGTCTTCAAGCTGGCCCCCAACCTGACCGAGCTGCGGGTCCACGTCACGGGGCCCGTCGAGGACAACGCTCGCTGCTACCCACCCCCCAGCATGCGTGTCTGTGCCCACCGCCTGGCGCCTGTGGACAACGTGAACAAGCTGCTGCTCATAGACTACGCAGCCCGCCGCCTGGTGGCCTGCGGCAGCATCTGGCAGGGCATCTGCCAGTTCCTGCGCCTGGACGACCTCTTCAAGCTGGGCGAGCCGCACCACCGCAAGGAGCACTACCTGTCGGGGGCCCAGGAGCCGGACTCCATGGCGGGCGTCATCGTGGAGCAGGGCCAGGGGCCCAGCAAGCTGTTCGTGGGCACCGCCGTGGATGGCAAGTCTGAGTACTTCCCCACGCTGAGCTCCCGAAAGCTCATCGGCGACGAGGACGGTGCCGACATGTTCAGTCTG GTGTACCAGGACGAGTTCGTCTCCTCTCAGATCAAGATCCCCTCAGACACGCTGTCCTTGTACCCAGCCTTCGACATCTACTACGTCTACGGCTTCGTGAGCGCCTCCTTCGTGTACTTCCTGACACTGCAGCTGGATACCCAGCAGACACTGCTGGACACGGCAGGCGAGAAATTCTTCACGTCCAAGATCGTGCGCATGTGCTCGGGGGACTCGGAGTTCTACTCGTACGTGGAGTTCCCCATCGGCTGCTCCTGGCGCGGCGTGGAGTACCGCCTGGTGCAGAGCGCCCACCTGGCCAAGCCCGGCCTGCTGCTGGCCCAGGCCCTGGGTGTGCCGGCCGACGAGGACGTCCTCTTCACCATCTTCTCTCAGGGCCAGAAGAACCGGGCCAGCCCGCCGCGGCAGACCATCCTCTGCCTCTTTACCCTCAGCAGCATCAACGCCCACATCCGGCGCCGCATCCAGTCCTGCTACCGTGGGGAGGGCACGCTGGCCCTGCCTTGGCTGCTGAACAAGGAGCTGCCCTGTATCAACACC CCCATGCAGATAAACGGAAACTTCTGCGGGCTGGTGTTGAACCAGCCGCTGGGCGGCCTGCACGTGATCGAGGGCCTGCCCCTGCTAGCCGACAGTACTGATGGCATGGCCAGTGTGGCCGCCTACCCCTACCAGCAGCACTCTGTGGTCTTCATCGGCACCCGCAGCGGCAGTCTGAAGAAG GTACGGGTCGACGGCTCTCAGGAGGCCCACCTGTATGAGACGGTGCCTGTGGTGGACGGCAGCCCCATACTCCGTGACCTGCTCTTCAGCCCCGACCACCGGCACGTCTACCTCCTGAGCGAGAAGCAG GTGAGCCAGCTCCCGGTGGAGACCTGCGAGCAGTACCCAAGCTGCGCCGCCTGCCTGGGCTCGGGGGACCCGCACTGTGGGTGGTGTGTGCTGCAGCACAG ATGCTGCCGCCATGGGGCCTGTCCAGGCGCCTCGGCCCCGCGTGGCTTCGCCAAGGAGCTGAGCAAGTgtgtccaggtgcgggtccggcCCAACAATGTGTCGGTGACGTCGCCTGGGGTGCAG CTGACCGTGGCCATAAGCAACGTGCCGGACCTCAGTGCGGGCGTGAGCTGTGCCTTCGAGGAGGTGACCGAGAGCGAGGCCGTCCTGCTGCCCTCTGGAGAGTTACACTGTCCCTCGCCTTCCCTGCAGGAGCTCCGGGCTCTCACCCGGGGGCACG GGGCCGCGCGCACCGTGCAGCTGCAGCTGCTCTCCAAGGAGAGCGGCGTGAGCTTTGCTGGGGCTGACTTCGTCTTCTACAACTGCAGCGCCCTCCAGTC GTGCATGTCCTGCGTCGGCAGCCCTTACCCCTGCCACTGGTGTAAGTACCGCCACGTGTGTACCAGCCGCCCCCACGAGTGCTCCTTCCAGGAGGGCAGGGTCCACAGCCCCGAG GGCTGCCCTGAGATCCTGCCCAGCGGGGACCTCCTGATCCCAGCAGGTGTCACGCAGCCTCTCACCCTGCGGGCCAAGAACCTGCCGCAGCCCCAGTCGGGCCAGAAGAACTACGAGTGTGTGGCCCGGGTGCAGGGGCGGCAGCAGCGGGTGCCTGCCGTCCGCTTCAACAGCAGCAGCGTGCAGTGTCAGAACGCCTCG TACTCCTATGAAGGTGACGAGTATGGTGACACCGAGCTGGACTTCTCCGTGGTCTGGGATGGAGATTTCCCCATCGACAAGCCCGCTACCTTCCGAG CCCTCCTGTACAAGTGCTGGGCGCGGCGGCCCAGCTGTGGCCTCTGCCTCAAGGCTGACCGTCGCTTCAACTGTGGCTGGTGCATCTCGGAGCACAGGTGCCAGCTACGGGCCCACTGCCCGGCCCCCAAGACCAACTGGGTGCGCGCAGGCCAGAAGGGCGCCCGCTGCAGCCACCCCCGCATTGCCCAG ATCCACCCGCTCACGGGGCCCAAGGAGGGAGGCACCCGGATCACCATCGTGGGCGAGAACCTGGGCCTCACCTCCCGAGACGTGGGCCTGCGGGTGGCCGGCGTGCGCTGCAACTCCATCCCCGCCGAGTACGTCAGTGCCGAGAG GATCGTGTGTGAGATGGAGGAGTCGCTGGTGCCCAGCCCGCCACCAGGGCCTGCGGAGCTCTGCATCAGCGACTGCTCGGCTGACTTCCGCACGCAGTCTGAGCAGCTCTACAGTTTCGTG ACGCCCACGTTCGACCGCGTGAGTCCCAGTCGGGGCCCAGCCTCGGGGGGCACGCGGATCACCATTTCCGGTCATTCTCTGGACGCCGGCAGCAGAGTCGCAGTGACCGTGAGAGACGGCGAATGCCAGTTCGTGAG GAGGGATGCGGAAGCGATCGTGTGCATCTCGCCTGTCTCCACCCTGGGCCCGAGCCAGGCCTCCATCACCCTGGCCATCGACCGCGCCAACATCTCCAGTCCCGGCGTCCTCTACACCTACACCCAGGACCCCACCGTCACTCGCCTCGAGCCCACCTGGAGCATCATCAA TGGAAGCACCTCCATCACCGTGAGCGGGACCCACCTGCTGACGGTCCAGGAGCCCCGGGTCCGGGCCAAGTACCGAGGCATCGAGACCACCAAC ACGTGCCGGGTGATCAACGACACCGCCATGCTGTGTAAGGCCCCTGGCATCTTCCTGGGGCGGCCCCAGCCGCAGGCCCAGGGTGAGCACCCTGACGAGTTCGGCTTCCTGCTGGACCACGTGCAGACGGCCCGTTCCCTCAACCGGTCCTCCTTCACCTACTACCCCGACCCCAGCTTCGAGCCGCTCGGGCCCTCTGGGGTCCTGGATGTCAAGCGTGGCTCCCACGTAGTGCTGAAG GGCAAGAACCTGATCCCTGCGGCGGCCGGCAGCTCCCGCCTCAACTACACGGTGCTGATCGGGGGCCAGCCGTGCACGCTCACCGTCTCGGACACGCAACTCCTGTGCGACTCCCCCAGCCAGACGGGCCGGCAGCCGGTCATG GTGCTGGTGGGCGGCCTGGAGTTCTGGCTGGGCACCCTGCACATCACGGCCGACCGGGCGCTGAGCCTGCCGGCCGCGGTGGGGCTGGCGGCGGGGGGCGCGCTTCTGCTGCTGGCCATCACTGCCGTGCTGGTCGCCTACAAACGCAAGACTCAGGATGCCGACCGCACGCTCAAGCGCCTCCAGCTCCAGATGGACAACTTGGAGTCCCGGGTGGCCCTGGAATGCAAGGAAG CCTTCGCTGAGCTGCAGACAGACATCAACGAGCTGACGAACCACATGGATGGCGTGCAGATCCCCTTCCTGGACTACCGGACCTACGCCGTGCGCGTGCTCTTCCCGGGCATCGAGGCCCACCCAGTGCTCAAGGAGCTGGAT acaCCCCCCAATGTCGAGAAGGCCCTGCGTCTCTTTGGGCAGCTGCTGCACAGCCGCGCCTTCGTGCTCACCTTTATCCACACTCTGGAGGCTCAGAGCAGCTTCTCCATGCGCGACCGTGGCACTGTGGCCTCGCTCACTATGGTGGCCCTGCAGAGCCGCCTCGATTATGCCACGGGGCTGCTCAAGCAACTGCTGGCGGACCTCATCGAGAAGAACCTCGAGAGCAAGAACCACCCAAAGCTGCTCCTGCGCAG GACCGAGTCCGTGGCTGAGAAGATGCTCACCAACTGGTTCACCTTCCTGCTGCATAAGTTTCTGAAG GAGTGCGCCGGGGAGCCGCTCTTCCTGCTGTTCTGCGCCATCAAGCAGCAGATGGAGAAGGGCCCCATCGACGCCATCACGGGCGAGGCGCGCTACTCCCTGAGCGAGGACAAGCTCATCCGCCAGCAGATCGACTACAAGACGCTG ACCCTGCACTGTGTGTGCCCGGAGAGCGAGGGCAGCGCTCAGGTCCCGGTGAAGGTTCTCAATTGTGACAGTATCACCCAGGCCAAAGACAAGCTGCTAGATGCTGTGTACAAGGGCATCCCCTACTCTCAGCGTCCCAGAGCTGAGGACATGGACCTAG AGTGGCGCCAGGGCCGCATGGCCCGCATCATTCTCCAGGACGAGGATGTCACCACCAAAATCGAGTGTGACTGGAAGAGGGTCAACTCACTGGCCCACTACCAG GTAACAGACGGTTCCTTGGTGGCACTGGTGCCCAAACAAGTGTCAGCCTACAACATGGCCAACTCCTTCACCTTCACCCGCTCTCTCAGCCGTTATG AGCTTGCTCCGCACGGCCAGCAGCCCTGA